The DNA segment CAGTGAAGAGCACCGTCGAGAAGTTGAGCCCCACCCGGGTGCGCATCAACGTGGAGGTGCCCTTCACGGAACTCGAGCCCGATTTCGACCGGGCCTTCAAGGAGCTCGCCAAGCAGGTCCGGCTGCCGGGGTTCCGGCCGGGCAAGGCGCCGCGCAAGCTGCTCGAGGCCCGCGTCGGCCGTGAGGCGATGCTCGACCAGGTCGTCGGCGAGGCCGTGCCCGGCCGCTACACCGAGGCGGTGACCACGCAGGCCGTGCAGCCGCTGGGCCAGCCCGAGATCGAGATCACCAAGAAGGAGTACGGCGAGGACCTGGTGTTCACCGCCGAGGTCGACGTCCGTCCCGAGATCACGCTGCCGGACCTGTCCGCGCTCACCATCACCGTCGACGCGATCGAGGTCGACGACGACGAGGTCGACGCCGAACTGCAGTCGCTGCGCGCCCGGTTCGGCACGCTGACCGGCGTCGACCGCCCGGCCCAGAACGGCGACTTCGTGTCCATCGACCTGTCGGCCACCGTCGACGGGCAGGACGTCCCCGAGGCCAAGACCGAAGGCCTGTCCCATGAGGTCGGCTCCGGCCAGCTCATCGAGGGCCTCGACGACGCGATCGTCGGCCTGTCGGAGGGGGAGAGCAAGGAGTTCACCACCACGCTGGCCGCCGGCGAGCACGCCGGTAAGGAAGCCGTCGTCACCGTCACGGTGAAGTCGATCAAGGAACGCGAACTGCCCGAGCCGGACGACGAGTTCGCCCAGCTCGCCAGCGAGTTCGACACCATCGACGAGCTCCGGGAGAGCCTGGTCGAGCAGGTCCGCCGGGTGAAGCGCGTCCAGCAGGCCGAGCAGATCCGCGACAAGGCGCTGGAGCTGCTGCTCGAGCAGACCGAGGTCCCGCTGCCCGAGAAGATCGTGCAGGCCCAGATCGACGACACGGTGCACAACGCGATCCACGGCCTCGACCACGACGAGGACCGCTTCGCCGAGCAGCTGGCCGAACAGGGCAGCAGCCGCGAGGAATTCGACGCCACCACCCGCACCGAGGCCGAGAAGGCCGTCAAGACCCAGCTGCTGATGGACGCGCTCGCCGATCAGCTCGAGGTCCAGGTGGGCCAGAACGACCTGACCGAGCGGCTGGTGCTGATGTCGCGGCAGTACGGCCTCGAGCCGCAGCAGCTGCTGCAGATCCTGCAGCAGCAGAACCAGCTGCCGGCCATGTTCGCCGACGTGCGACGCGGCCTGACCATCGCGGCCGTGGTGCACGGCGCCACCGTCAAGGACACCGACGGCAACGACATCGACACCACCGAGTTCTTCGGTCCGTCGGGCGGTGCCCAGGCCGAGACGGCGGAGGCCGAGGCGACCGAGTCGGCCGACGAGACCGCTGCGGAATCCGACGACGCCGACGTCGAAGCCGACGTGGAAGCCGACGACGCCAAGTGACGCTGTGAGCGAACGCGCGCCTGTCAGGGAGTGCACGCCCACCCAGGTTGGTTAGTGTCGGTACCGAGACACATCGACGAACACACCGACGACACACCGCGAACTGGCGGACCCAAGACGTAAGAGAAAGCAGGTATCCAGTCGTGACTGTTATGCGTGGCGGGGCGCCGGGCCTCACGCTCCAGGACTCGGTCTACGAGCGGCTGCTCGCCGAGCGCATCATCTTCCTCGGCTCACAGGTGGACGACGACATCGCCAACCGCCTGTGCG comes from the Mycolicibacterium litorale genome and includes:
- the tig gene encoding trigger factor; this encodes MKSTVEKLSPTRVRINVEVPFTELEPDFDRAFKELAKQVRLPGFRPGKAPRKLLEARVGREAMLDQVVGEAVPGRYTEAVTTQAVQPLGQPEIEITKKEYGEDLVFTAEVDVRPEITLPDLSALTITVDAIEVDDDEVDAELQSLRARFGTLTGVDRPAQNGDFVSIDLSATVDGQDVPEAKTEGLSHEVGSGQLIEGLDDAIVGLSEGESKEFTTTLAAGEHAGKEAVVTVTVKSIKERELPEPDDEFAQLASEFDTIDELRESLVEQVRRVKRVQQAEQIRDKALELLLEQTEVPLPEKIVQAQIDDTVHNAIHGLDHDEDRFAEQLAEQGSSREEFDATTRTEAEKAVKTQLLMDALADQLEVQVGQNDLTERLVLMSRQYGLEPQQLLQILQQQNQLPAMFADVRRGLTIAAVVHGATVKDTDGNDIDTTEFFGPSGGAQAETAEAEATESADETAAESDDADVEADVEADDAK